A stretch of the Nosocomiicoccus ampullae genome encodes the following:
- a CDS encoding helix-hairpin-helix domain-containing protein, which yields MAELFFKYKTILLSSVLGILCIFLIAIFFKTTDDIEYTEPVEVNNSVSANEEIEEVIDNAYIYVEIKGAVKHSDVYKISKDARIKDLIILGDPLPNADLNSINQSEKLHDEKSVYVPVKGEVVDVKESETSDKIVVNINTATKDELMRLNGVGEKKAETIIEYREENGLFNKKEDLMNIPGIGQKTFENLQEHIEI from the coding sequence ATGGCTGAATTATTTTTTAAATATAAAACAATTCTTTTAAGTAGTGTATTAGGTATACTATGTATCTTTTTGATTGCAATATTTTTTAAAACGACGGATGATATTGAATATACTGAACCAGTTGAGGTAAATAACTCCGTTAGTGCAAACGAAGAGATTGAAGAAGTAATAGATAACGCGTATATTTACGTTGAAATTAAAGGCGCGGTGAAACATTCAGATGTCTATAAAATTTCTAAAGATGCGAGAATTAAAGATTTAATTATTTTAGGAGACCCGCTTCCAAACGCTGATTTAAACTCGATTAACCAATCAGAAAAACTTCACGATGAAAAAAGTGTGTATGTTCCAGTGAAAGGTGAAGTGGTTGACGTTAAAGAAAGCGAAACTAGTGATAAAATCGTTGTCAATATTAATACTGCGACTAAAGATGAGTTAATGCGTTTAAATGGTGTTGGAGAAAAGAAAGCTGAAACGATTATAGAGTATCGTGAAGAAAATGGCTTGTTCAATAAAAAAGAAGATTTAATGAACATACCAGGTATTGGTCAGAAAACATTTGAAAATTTACAAGAACATATTGAAATCTAG
- the yqeK gene encoding bis(5'-nucleosyl)-tetraphosphatase (symmetrical) YqeK: MNSIEAKKVVEEKLPKKRFDHSVRVAETAVKMAEIFNADKDKSYLAGVLHDYCKYDNDNDMKQIIKESAFSEEYLDYGNAILHGPAAAAIMKKEFYINDKEILFAIKNHTSGRAGMGLIEKIIFVADYIEPGRDIPGVEDIRNIIFKEENLDQAVYEISKRNITFLISKNVKIFSETFKCYNYYN, encoded by the coding sequence ATGAATAGTATAGAAGCAAAAAAAGTCGTTGAAGAGAAATTACCTAAAAAACGCTTTGACCATTCAGTGAGAGTTGCTGAAACTGCTGTAAAGATGGCAGAAATTTTTAATGCAGATAAAGATAAAAGTTACCTCGCAGGGGTGCTACATGATTACTGTAAATATGATAATGATAATGACATGAAACAAATTATTAAAGAATCAGCATTTAGTGAAGAGTATTTAGACTATGGTAATGCGATACTACATGGTCCAGCTGCGGCAGCGATTATGAAAAAAGAGTTTTATATTAATGATAAAGAAATACTCTTCGCAATTAAAAACCATACCTCTGGTCGAGCGGGCATGGGCTTAATCGAAAAAATTATATTTGTTGCAGACTATATTGAACCTGGTAGAGATATACCAGGTGTTGAAGATATACGTAATATCATATTTAAAGAAGAGAATTTAGACCAAGCAGTTTATGAAATTTCAAAACGAAATATTACATTTTTAATCAGTAAAAATGTAAAAATATTTAGTGAAACGTTTAAATGTTATAACTATTATAATTAA
- a CDS encoding class I SAM-dependent DNA methyltransferase yields MSSKYEAFSYLYDAMNYDIPYSLWLDIIHPYNKETSILDIGCGTGEILKQLKADKKIGVDNSETMIEIAKNGDSTSDYYVKDMTDFQLNEQFDLIIATVDVLNYVEDFDTFKKVIKNVYNHLNDDGVFIFDIHSESKVNALIEGEMFSDESDDFVYIWNTFKDDELSLYHELTFFIKNDDDTYNRYFETHYQKTFPHKTVLNVLESFDFTLLKTFSDFDPDGEIREYSERTFYIAKK; encoded by the coding sequence TTGAGCTCTAAATACGAGGCGTTTAGCTACTTATATGATGCAATGAATTATGATATACCGTATAGTTTATGGTTAGATATTATACACCCGTATAATAAAGAAACGTCGATATTAGATATAGGTTGTGGTACAGGTGAAATATTAAAGCAATTAAAAGCCGATAAAAAAATTGGTGTCGATAATTCAGAAACGATGATTGAAATCGCAAAAAATGGTGATTCTACAAGTGATTATTACGTAAAAGACATGACAGACTTTCAGTTAAATGAACAATTTGATTTAATAATCGCTACAGTTGATGTCTTAAACTACGTTGAAGATTTTGATACTTTTAAAAAAGTTATAAAAAATGTGTACAATCATTTAAATGATGACGGGGTGTTTATCTTTGATATTCATAGTGAAAGCAAAGTAAATGCTCTAATTGAAGGTGAAATGTTTAGTGATGAGAGTGATGATTTCGTCTATATTTGGAATACATTTAAAGATGATGAATTATCACTATATCATGAATTGACGTTTTTCATTAAAAATGATGATGATACGTATAATCGTTATTTTGAGACACATTATCAAAAAACATTCCCACATAAAACTGTATTAAATGTATTAGAATCATTTGATTTTACGCTTCTTAAAACATTTAGTGATTTTGATCCTGACGGAGAAATTAGAGAGTACTCTGAGCGTACATTTTATATTGCAAAAAAATAA
- the yqeH gene encoding ribosome biogenesis GTPase YqeH: protein MTEYKCVGCGAVLQSEDKNESGYVPSSRIHEEDVICQRCFRLKNYNETPDVNVESGEFMTMLNSIYEKDGLIVKVIDVFDFEGSIIPSFNRIVGNKKVIVAVNKIDLLPKSTNISRLLNRLKKMLRDEGIIANETVVVSASKGFGLNELVDTINAHSEGKDVYIVGTTNVGKSTLINKLIEATTGEKEVITTSNIPGTTLGMIDIPLGENQFMYDTPGVISKSQMSNILSLDDVKYIMPRKEIKPLTYQLDEGQTLFVSNLAQLDFVSGDRSSFTIYRSDRLNVHRTKLNNARDFYEKHYNGLLAPPELTKRILIDDAETYTFQTDVRSDILVSGLCFITVDKDITVKVTVPKGVKVIARQTVFKEK, encoded by the coding sequence ATGACGGAATATAAATGTGTTGGCTGCGGTGCCGTTCTACAGTCTGAAGATAAAAACGAAAGCGGATATGTACCGAGTAGTCGAATTCACGAAGAAGACGTAATTTGTCAAAGATGTTTTCGTCTAAAAAATTACAATGAAACACCTGATGTTAACGTTGAATCGGGAGAATTTATGACGATGTTAAATTCGATTTATGAAAAAGACGGTCTCATTGTAAAAGTTATTGATGTCTTTGATTTTGAAGGTAGTATTATACCGTCATTTAACCGCATTGTTGGAAATAAGAAAGTGATTGTCGCTGTAAATAAAATTGATTTACTCCCAAAATCTACAAATATTAGCCGTTTGTTGAATCGTCTTAAAAAAATGCTTAGAGATGAAGGAATCATCGCAAATGAAACAGTTGTTGTATCAGCGAGTAAAGGTTTTGGACTTAATGAATTAGTTGATACAATTAACGCGCACAGTGAAGGTAAAGACGTATATATAGTAGGGACGACAAATGTTGGTAAATCGACGTTAATTAATAAGTTAATTGAAGCAACGACAGGTGAAAAAGAAGTGATTACAACTTCAAATATTCCAGGTACAACGCTTGGAATGATTGATATCCCACTTGGTGAAAATCAGTTTATGTACGATACACCAGGGGTTATCTCTAAAAGCCAAATGAGTAATATTTTATCTTTAGATGACGTCAAATATATTATGCCGAGAAAAGAGATTAAACCTCTCACTTATCAACTGGATGAAGGTCAAACTCTTTTCGTATCAAATTTAGCACAACTTGATTTTGTGTCTGGTGATCGCTCAAGTTTTACAATTTATAGAAGTGATAGACTTAACGTCCACCGTACGAAGTTAAATAATGCGAGAGACTTTTATGAAAAGCACTATAACGGTTTGCTCGCACCACCAGAACTTACGAAACGCATTTTAATTGATGATGCTGAAACATATACGTTTCAAACAGATGTCAGAAGTGATATTTTAGTCAGTGGATTATGTTTTATTACGGTAGATAAAGACATTACTGTGAAAGTCACTGTTCCTAAAGGAGTTAAAGTTATTGCAAGACAAACAGTTTTTAAGGAGAAATAA
- the nadD gene encoding nicotinate (nicotinamide) nucleotide adenylyltransferase: MSKIGVFGGTLNPVHLGHINLITEAKRSFNLDHVLIVPAFQSPHKTELPVSEAHRLKMIELATKDLSFTSIDDYELKNKGKSYTYHTIRFLKEKYKDDELYFIMGEDQFTAFDRWYRYEDLLDMVHFIVLKRSTNDLKITAPFLTAEVPIFEVSSSEIRKRILNDDYYNHFVHKDVYHYIEEHGLYE; the protein is encoded by the coding sequence ATGAGCAAAATCGGTGTTTTTGGGGGGACTTTAAATCCAGTCCACTTAGGACATATAAATTTAATCACTGAAGCGAAACGTTCATTTAATTTAGATCATGTCTTAATCGTACCGGCATTTCAATCACCGCATAAAACTGAACTACCAGTAAGTGAAGCACATCGTTTAAAAATGATTGAGCTTGCGACAAAAGATTTAAGCTTTACATCTATTGATGATTATGAATTAAAAAATAAAGGTAAAAGTTACACTTATCATACGATTAGATTTTTAAAAGAAAAATATAAAGATGATGAACTCTACTTTATTATGGGTGAAGATCAGTTTACTGCTTTTGATCGTTGGTATCGTTACGAAGACTTGTTAGATATGGTGCATTTTATTGTTCTTAAAAGATCTACGAATGATTTAAAGATTACTGCCCCATTTTTAACTGCGGAAGTACCAATATTTGAAGTGAGTTCAAGTGAAATTCGTAAACGCATTTTAAATGATGATTATTATAATCATTTTGTTCATAAAGATGTCTATCACTATATAGAGGAGCACGGACTGTATGAATAG
- the rsfS gene encoding ribosome silencing factor, giving the protein MESKALLDLAVESVDGKRAEDIRVFDVRESSTIADYILICHGTSDRQVKAIARALEDLAEDKGLNVSVEGAREGQWILIDLGDVVAHIFTKVEREYYNLERLYYDGEAVEL; this is encoded by the coding sequence TTGGAAAGTAAAGCATTATTAGATTTAGCAGTGGAATCAGTTGATGGTAAACGTGCAGAAGATATTCGAGTGTTTGATGTTAGAGAGTCAAGCACGATTGCAGATTATATTTTAATTTGTCATGGAACGTCAGACCGTCAAGTAAAAGCGATTGCTAGAGCGTTAGAAGATCTTGCTGAAGATAAAGGATTAAATGTATCAGTAGAAGGTGCACGTGAAGGTCAATGGATTTTAATCGATCTTGGTGACGTTGTTGCACATATATTTACTAAAGTAGAGCGTGAATATTATAATTTAGAACGCCTTTACTATGATGGTGAAGCGGTTGAGCTCTAA
- a CDS encoding 5'-methylthioadenosine/adenosylhomocysteine nucleosidase — translation MIGIIGAMRPEVEILKSDMDIKHTVNIAHVEFYEGTLENKNIVLVESGIGKVNASIITTLLINEFKVDSVINTGVAGSLTKELNILDMVISSHTVHHDVEATTFGYDIGQVPSMPLNYDAEADLIEAAKDALEAYDKVKYTVGEVVSGDQFIDTDEKKHIILNTFKDAKAVDMESAAIAQTCYQFKTPYLILRSMSDKADGSADMNYDEFLRKACIHSSNTVKLVLKEL, via the coding sequence ATAATTGGAATTATCGGTGCAATGCGACCAGAAGTTGAAATTCTTAAAAGCGACATGGATATCAAACATACTGTAAATATCGCTCATGTTGAATTCTATGAAGGTACGCTAGAAAATAAAAATATTGTTCTTGTTGAAAGTGGAATCGGTAAAGTAAACGCGTCAATTATAACAACACTTCTCATTAATGAGTTTAAAGTGGACAGTGTAATTAATACTGGTGTTGCCGGTAGTCTAACTAAGGAATTAAATATATTAGATATGGTTATTAGTAGTCATACCGTGCATCATGATGTTGAAGCGACGACATTTGGTTATGATATCGGTCAGGTGCCATCAATGCCGTTAAATTATGATGCTGAAGCTGATCTAATTGAAGCTGCAAAAGATGCACTTGAAGCTTACGACAAAGTAAAATACACTGTTGGTGAAGTCGTTAGTGGTGATCAGTTTATCGATACTGATGAGAAAAAACACATTATTTTAAACACATTTAAAGATGCGAAAGCAGTTGATATGGAATCAGCAGCGATCGCACAGACGTGTTACCAATTTAAAACACCTTACTTAATTTTACGTTCAATGAGTGATAAAGCAGACGGCTCAGCAGATATGAACTACGACGAGTTTCTTAGAAAAGCTTGTATTCACTCATCTAACACTGTAAAATTAGTATTGAAAGAACTGTAA
- a CDS encoding ComE operon protein 2, producing MERINWHEYFMAQAMLLALRSTCERLNVGATIVKDNRIIAGGYNGSVSGEDHCIDVGCYLEDGHCIRTIHAEVNALLQCSKNGVSTEGASVYVTHFPCVHCTKALIQAGIKNIYYRESYKNHPYAIELLKKTGVNYSQVDLDVDKITDYLKLML from the coding sequence ATGGAGCGAATTAATTGGCACGAGTATTTTATGGCTCAGGCGATGCTACTTGCGCTTCGTTCAACGTGTGAACGTTTAAATGTTGGCGCAACAATCGTAAAAGATAATCGTATTATCGCAGGTGGTTATAACGGTTCTGTAAGTGGAGAGGATCACTGTATTGATGTTGGATGTTACTTAGAAGATGGACATTGTATACGTACGATTCATGCCGAGGTAAATGCTTTACTACAGTGCTCAAAAAACGGGGTATCAACTGAGGGTGCTTCTGTTTATGTGACACACTTTCCGTGTGTACATTGTACTAAAGCACTTATCCAAGCAGGAATTAAAAATATTTACTATAGAGAATCATATAAAAACCATCCGTATGCAATAGAATTGCTTAAAAAAACAGGTGTGAATTATAGTCAAGTTGATCTTGATGTTGATAAGATTACGGACTATTTAAAGTTAATGCTATGA
- the aroE gene encoding shikimate dehydrogenase, giving the protein MDYAVIGHPIKHTYSPLIHNTNFKLNRDNLFYDKLEVTPESLSNIRNIMNENSLQGINVTVPHKETIIQYLDYVNGHGRTIQAVNTVKRVDDKLYGYNTDVSGYKKTIIDNHFTYEKVLILGAGGAAKAVLLAHQELGSNVTIVARRKESFETFKNKKFNAITIDQFDGGEFDIVINATPLGLNNEDPFKVFKLDLLSNLTDTVGYDLIYNPAVTPFMAHFNKSINGLDMLVNQAMLSYEIWTGKAGNKEAVKSTLKQFLEESHE; this is encoded by the coding sequence ATGGATTATGCTGTCATCGGACATCCAATTAAACATACGTATTCTCCATTAATTCATAATACGAATTTTAAGTTAAACAGGGATAATCTTTTTTACGATAAACTTGAAGTCACACCGGAATCACTATCTAATATTCGTAATATTATGAATGAGAACAGTCTTCAAGGAATTAACGTCACAGTACCTCATAAAGAAACGATTATCCAGTACTTAGATTATGTGAATGGGCACGGAAGAACTATTCAAGCAGTCAATACTGTCAAACGAGTGGATGATAAGTTATATGGGTATAATACAGATGTTTCTGGTTATAAAAAAACGATTATTGATAATCACTTTACCTATGAAAAAGTACTTATTTTAGGTGCAGGGGGTGCAGCAAAAGCTGTCTTGCTTGCACATCAAGAACTCGGATCAAATGTGACAATAGTTGCGAGACGTAAAGAAAGTTTTGAAACTTTTAAAAATAAAAAGTTTAATGCAATAACAATTGATCAGTTTGATGGTGGTGAATTCGATATTGTTATTAACGCAACACCACTTGGGTTAAATAATGAAGATCCGTTTAAAGTATTTAAACTCGATTTACTAAGTAATTTAACAGATACAGTTGGATATGACCTCATTTACAATCCAGCGGTTACACCATTTATGGCGCATTTTAATAAAAGTATAAATGGACTAGATATGCTCGTTAACCAAGCGATGTTATCATATGAAATTTGGACGGGTAAAGCTGGAAATAAAGAAGCTGTAAAGTCGACGTTAAAACAATTTTTAGAGGAGAGTCATGAATGA
- a CDS encoding O-methyltransferase — protein MKIEDYLRQLNTKKEVFQEVFEYAVDHRVPIIDSDALTFLKQIIQLTKSKNILEIGTAIGYSGLHMLNVNEDVTLTTIEKNEESYNIAKNNFKAYNVSERVTQILGDAKEVEINDTFDLVFIDASKGNNLLFFEKFSQLLSEDGIVVVDNILLRGQIVDNNLESKNRIKLRDKVQKFNEYIYENYPSASFLNIGDGLLIINK, from the coding sequence ATGAAAATAGAGGATTATTTAAGACAATTAAATACAAAAAAAGAAGTATTTCAGGAAGTGTTTGAATATGCTGTTGATCATCGAGTGCCAATTATTGACAGTGACGCATTAACTTTTTTAAAGCAGATTATTCAACTCACAAAAAGTAAAAACATATTAGAAATTGGTACAGCTATTGGCTATAGTGGTCTCCATATGTTAAACGTAAATGAAGATGTTACGTTAACGACAATTGAAAAAAACGAAGAGTCTTATAATATAGCAAAAAATAACTTTAAAGCATATAACGTTTCAGAAAGAGTGACACAAATTCTTGGTGATGCGAAAGAAGTAGAAATTAATGATACTTTTGATTTAGTGTTTATCGATGCATCTAAGGGAAATAATCTTCTCTTCTTTGAAAAGTTTAGCCAGCTATTAAGTGAAGATGGTATCGTCGTCGTAGATAATATTCTTTTACGTGGACAAATTGTCGATAACAATCTGGAAAGTAAAAACAGAATTAAGCTACGAGATAAAGTTCAGAAATTTAATGAATATATATATGAAAACTATCCATCCGCATCATTTTTAAATATTGGTGATGGATTATTAATTATTAATAAATAA
- the mltG gene encoding endolytic transglycosylase MltG, whose protein sequence is MPNNDDLKFSKNVSSYISVFIVLIIVLLIIIGTLFSVFYIKQGMKPLDEDSSKVVQVEVPTGASSSDVSQLLEDEGIIKNSTLFQLYLRLNSISEYQAGQFELSPSMDYETISKTLETGVLYEEVFYKLTVPEGYTVDEIGDLLEEVLPVNKDDFIELVQDEEYLKELQEDYPDMLSDEIFADDIKYPLEGYLYPATYDITKEQPDLNEIVRQMLDATRANSFSLYNSGDYTATIEDEEKEFSFHEFLTFASLVEKEATSLADRAKITSVFLNRLAENPSMPLQTDPTVLYAKGIHKDVVLYEDLEVEDPFNTYIHKGLTPGPIASPGPESVQSILNPANTDYFYFLADKDGKNHFAETYEEHQKNREKYIESD, encoded by the coding sequence ATGCCAAATAATGATGATTTAAAGTTCTCTAAAAACGTTTCAAGCTACATTTCGGTATTTATCGTACTTATTATTGTACTACTTATAATCATTGGTACACTTTTTAGTGTGTTTTACATTAAGCAAGGTATGAAACCTCTAGACGAAGATTCATCGAAAGTTGTACAAGTAGAGGTTCCAACAGGTGCATCTTCAAGTGACGTGAGTCAATTGTTAGAAGATGAGGGGATTATTAAAAATAGCACGCTATTCCAGCTGTATTTACGTTTAAATAGTATTTCAGAATACCAAGCGGGACAATTTGAGTTATCACCTTCTATGGATTATGAAACAATCTCAAAAACACTTGAAACAGGTGTTTTATATGAAGAAGTGTTTTATAAATTAACAGTGCCTGAAGGGTATACTGTCGATGAAATTGGCGATTTACTTGAAGAGGTACTCCCTGTCAATAAAGATGATTTTATTGAACTTGTTCAAGATGAAGAATATTTAAAAGAGTTACAAGAGGATTATCCAGATATGTTATCAGATGAAATATTTGCTGATGATATTAAGTATCCGTTAGAAGGTTATTTATATCCAGCAACATATGATATTACAAAAGAGCAACCAGACTTAAATGAAATTGTTCGTCAAATGTTAGATGCAACGAGAGCAAATTCGTTTAGCTTATATAACTCTGGCGATTATACGGCAACGATTGAAGATGAAGAAAAAGAATTTTCATTCCACGAGTTTTTAACATTTGCCTCATTAGTTGAAAAAGAAGCAACAAGTCTTGCAGACCGTGCGAAAATTACGAGCGTCTTTTTAAATCGTCTCGCTGAAAATCCTTCAATGCCACTGCAGACAGATCCGACAGTTTTATATGCTAAAGGAATTCATAAAGACGTCGTTTTATATGAAGATTTAGAAGTGGAAGATCCATTTAATACGTATATTCATAAAGGATTAACACCTGGTCCAATCGCGTCACCTGGTCCTGAATCAGTACAAAGTATCTTAAACCCAGCAAATACAGATTACTTCTATTTCTTAGCAGATAAAGACGGTAAGAACCACTTTGCTGAAACGTATGAAGAACATCAAAAAAACAGAGAAAAGTATATAGAAAGTGACTGA
- the greA gene encoding transcription elongation factor GreA: MDINNKEYPMTQEGFDKLVEELDYLKTVKRPEVVEKIKVARSFGDLSENSEYDAAKDEQGFVEQEISKNEEMIRYAKIIEENVDNTVVQIGKTITFQELPDGPEETYKIVGSAEADPFEGKISNESPIAEALIGAKLKQEVNVPLPNGNEMKVKIVKID, from the coding sequence ATGGATATAAATAATAAAGAATACCCAATGACACAAGAAGGTTTTGACAAGTTAGTAGAAGAACTAGATTACTTAAAAACAGTTAAGCGACCAGAAGTGGTAGAAAAAATAAAAGTTGCACGTAGTTTCGGAGACCTTTCTGAGAACTCTGAATATGATGCAGCAAAAGACGAGCAAGGATTCGTTGAACAAGAAATTTCTAAAAATGAAGAGATGATTCGTTACGCAAAAATTATTGAAGAAAACGTTGATAATACTGTAGTTCAAATCGGTAAAACAATCACGTTCCAAGAATTACCAGATGGACCTGAAGAAACATATAAAATTGTTGGTTCAGCAGAAGCAGATCCATTTGAAGGTAAAATTTCTAACGAATCACCAATTGCTGAAGCGTTAATCGGTGCAAAACTTAAACAAGAAGTCAATGTTCCACTTCCAAATGGAAATGAAATGAAAGTGAAAATCGTTAAAATTGACTAA
- the yhbY gene encoding ribosome assembly RNA-binding protein YhbY, with product MTLTGKQKRYLRKLAHDLKPVFQVGKHGVTEEFNNQIIDYFDTHELLKISVLQNSIESKDEVALKVSEGTNSTVVQIIGSIIVLYKENKEHKEIELP from the coding sequence ATGACATTAACAGGTAAACAAAAAAGATATTTAAGAAAGTTAGCACACGATTTAAAGCCCGTATTCCAAGTGGGTAAACACGGAGTTACTGAGGAATTTAACAATCAAATTATCGATTATTTTGATACACATGAATTATTAAAAATTTCTGTGCTACAAAATAGTATTGAAAGTAAAGATGAAGTTGCACTTAAAGTAAGTGAGGGTACAAACTCAACTGTTGTTCAAATTATTGGGAGTATTATCGTGTTATACAAAGAAAACAAAGAACATAAAGAAATTGAACTTCCATGA
- a CDS encoding YqeG family HAD IIIA-type phosphatase, with product MKRLLKKYFLPSDYINHFTDISPEYLKSHNKNAVMIDLDNTLVAFDDPDSNDEVIEWIEKLKKAKIQVLILSNGKRPRVDRFSKNLGIDYIYTARKPAMRGFHRGITMLGVSKKEVVMIGDQLMTDVFGANRTRIDSILVLPIKEKDLPITRFNRLLERKIMIMLGDQDLLKWRNG from the coding sequence ATGAAACGTTTATTAAAAAAGTATTTTTTACCGAGTGATTATATAAATCACTTTACTGATATCTCACCGGAATATTTAAAATCACATAATAAAAATGCAGTGATGATTGATTTAGATAATACGCTCGTAGCATTTGATGATCCAGATTCAAATGATGAGGTTATCGAATGGATTGAAAAATTAAAAAAAGCTAAAATTCAAGTGTTAATTTTATCAAACGGTAAGCGACCAAGGGTTGACCGTTTTTCAAAAAATTTAGGAATAGACTATATTTATACTGCTAGAAAACCTGCAATGAGAGGTTTCCATAGAGGCATTACGATGCTTGGTGTAAGTAAAAAAGAGGTTGTCATGATTGGTGATCAATTAATGACAGACGTTTTTGGTGCAAATAGAACAAGGATTGATAGTATTTTAGTATTACCAATAAAAGAAAAAGATTTACCAATCACACGATTTAATCGTTTATTAGAACGTAAGATTATGATTATGCTAGGCGATCAAGATTTATTAAAATGGAGGAATGGTTAA